From a region of the Helianthus annuus cultivar XRQ/B chromosome 5, HanXRQr2.0-SUNRISE, whole genome shotgun sequence genome:
- the LOC110943941 gene encoding putative uncharacterized protein DDB_G0270496: MKYKGKGVEGVSDVSERAIIPSSVSESPVQNPRPISVVSEVEEDDEDKTDDAGDVFSASSHSDDDNDDDGEGGTGVKVTEASNEENVDDYLHDDVNEEPEDATSEGENVDDQNVDKREKLILRLEPEVEEDYQYKYVEEADNYDRVEVEDCSDEENVNADTSNFPTLVEFFSQANVDELRRKVAECLKDKDFDGTTKDAQREEC, from the exons ATGAAGTATAAAGGCAAGGGTGTTGAAGGTGTTTCTGATGTTTCTGAGAGGGCAATTATTCCATCTTCTGTTTCTGAGTCTCCTGTTCAGAATCCTCGTCCTATTTCTGTTGTTTCTG aagttgaagaggatgatgaagataaaACAGATGATGCAGGCGATGTATTCTCTGCTAGTAGCCatagtgatgatgataatgatgacgATGGTGAAGGTGGCACAGGCGTTAAAGTTACAGAAGCGTCTAATGAAGAGAATGTCGATGATTATCTTCATGACGATGTGAATGAAGAGCCTGAGGATGCTACAAGTGAGGGGGAGAACGTTGATGATCAGAACGTTGATAAAAGAGAAAAGTTGATTTTGCGTCTAGAGCCTGAGGTTGAGGAAG ATTATCAGTATAAGTATGTGGAAGAAGCTGATAATTATGATAGGGTTGAGGTTGAAGACTGCAGCGATGAAGAAAATGTGAATGCAGATACTTCAAACTTTCCAACGCTTGTTGAGTTTTTCAGTCAAGCAAACGTAGATGAGTTGAGGAGGAAAGTTGCAGAATGTTTGAAAGATAAAGACTTTGATGGTACTACGAAAGATGCACAGCGTGAAGAATGCTAG